One window from the genome of Pseudomonas sp. L5B5 encodes:
- a CDS encoding sulfotransferase family protein: MKGLRSFHFISGLPRSGSTLLAAILLQNPRFHAGMSSPVGALFAGVLEQCSAGSEFGSVIDTPLRRRLLRGLFDSFYADKADKSVVFDTNRLWSSRMPALHDLYPQAKVIACVRNVAWVMDSIERLYRANPFENTKLFNDAIERNTVYSRCETLAQRNRLVGFAWSALKEAYYGEQAGSMLIVDYDLLTQSPERVMRLVYDFIGEPWFDHDFDNLVYDAPEFDQALGVSGLHKVKRKVALEPRRTILPPDLFEKYAELSFWRDGSSSEANIIRMKTDAAIN; encoded by the coding sequence GTGAAAGGATTGCGCAGTTTTCACTTCATTTCCGGATTGCCGCGCTCGGGGTCGACCCTGCTGGCCGCTATTCTCCTGCAGAACCCGCGCTTTCATGCGGGCATGAGCAGCCCGGTGGGCGCCCTGTTCGCCGGTGTCCTGGAACAATGCAGCGCCGGCAGCGAATTCGGCTCGGTGATCGACACCCCCCTGCGTCGGCGCCTGCTGCGCGGCCTGTTCGATTCGTTCTATGCCGACAAGGCCGACAAGTCGGTGGTCTTCGATACCAACCGGCTCTGGTCGTCGCGCATGCCCGCCCTGCACGACCTGTATCCCCAGGCCAAGGTCATCGCCTGTGTGCGCAATGTCGCCTGGGTGATGGACAGCATCGAGCGGCTGTATCGCGCCAATCCCTTCGAGAACACCAAGCTGTTCAACGATGCCATCGAGCGCAACACGGTCTACAGCCGTTGCGAGACCCTGGCCCAGCGCAACCGCCTGGTGGGATTCGCATGGTCGGCGCTCAAGGAGGCCTATTACGGCGAACAGGCCGGCTCCATGCTGATCGTCGACTACGACCTGCTGACCCAGTCGCCCGAGCGAGTGATGCGCCTGGTCTACGACTTTATCGGTGAGCCGTGGTTCGACCACGATTTCGACAACCTGGTGTATGACGCTCCCGAGTTCGACCAGGCCCTGGGCGTCTCCGGGTTGCACAAGGTCAAGCGCAAGGTGGCACTGGAGCCCAGGCGTACCATTTTGCCGCCGGACCTGTTTGAAAAATATGCAGAGTTGTCGTTCTGGCGCGATGGGTCCTCCAGCGAAGCCAACATCATCCGTATGAAAACCGACGCCGCGATCAATTGA
- a CDS encoding glycosyltransferase family 39 protein: MGVPSKDEMAKALLGPPLAHSRPLVLLLREPWLIPILILAVGARLYQLTAASIWGDEGSSLLLAQYAPSGIWFHAARDVHPPLYFVLLHYWTALFGDSILSIRLMSAVPGVLTVFLGTWLVYLTSTRRAALLACLLLALLPTAVRYSQEIRMYSLMCVWLMGATLALVHWVRAPRRARYLAIYVVLMAAGFYTHYFTALCVLAHWLYLLVLRLQAEHPCHCITRPGWWLANVAIVVLYLPWLPGLLDLVRHWEALKVGGDVDWEPAITAGSLPSMLWQLLAQDDGENMPWWLFVSVPLLVLAVCLSTAWSDRSRYRFDLMMVIYSVLPLSVVFAISLVSPIFIERYLTAYALGLAILFALTIDRLARRSRVLAAGLLGVVLVVFGLGLKNNYTVDPNDQFSAMVDYVNQHAVAGDRVVLGDMFWYLTYGYYDRVGVQMLLFTPPSADGTSTRPNEYGFGTLIDQQAGVYLDSLELLPEGNGRAWLVMSREAPDEFPSIPGAWREVARHAGGDTQAVLYDTCHPVCRSR; the protein is encoded by the coding sequence ATGGGCGTTCCGAGTAAGGATGAGATGGCGAAGGCCCTGCTTGGCCCTCCGTTGGCGCATTCGCGGCCCCTTGTCCTGTTGCTCCGCGAACCCTGGCTGATACCCATCCTGATCCTTGCGGTGGGCGCGCGCCTGTACCAGCTCACGGCCGCCTCGATCTGGGGCGACGAAGGTTCCAGCCTGCTGCTGGCCCAGTACGCGCCGTCGGGTATCTGGTTCCACGCCGCCCGTGACGTCCATCCGCCGTTGTATTTCGTGCTGCTGCACTACTGGACCGCGTTGTTCGGCGATTCGATCCTGTCGATCCGCCTGATGAGCGCCGTGCCGGGCGTGCTCACGGTGTTCCTCGGCACCTGGCTGGTGTACCTGACCAGCACCCGCCGCGCGGCGCTGCTTGCCTGCCTGCTGCTGGCGCTGCTGCCCACCGCGGTGCGCTACAGCCAGGAAATACGCATGTACTCGCTGATGTGCGTATGGCTGATGGGCGCGACCCTGGCATTGGTCCACTGGGTCAGGGCGCCCCGGCGCGCACGTTATCTGGCGATCTACGTGGTGCTGATGGCCGCGGGTTTCTACACCCATTACTTCACTGCGCTCTGTGTGCTGGCCCATTGGCTGTACTTGCTGGTGCTCCGCCTGCAAGCCGAGCACCCCTGCCACTGCATCACCCGGCCGGGCTGGTGGCTGGCCAATGTCGCGATTGTCGTGCTGTACCTGCCCTGGTTGCCGGGGCTGCTGGATCTGGTCCGGCACTGGGAAGCGCTGAAGGTCGGCGGCGATGTGGACTGGGAGCCGGCCATCACGGCGGGCTCCCTGCCATCGATGCTGTGGCAGCTGCTGGCGCAGGACGACGGCGAGAACATGCCCTGGTGGCTGTTCGTCAGTGTGCCGCTGCTGGTCCTGGCGGTGTGCCTGTCCACGGCGTGGAGCGACCGCAGCCGCTACCGGTTCGACTTGATGATGGTGATCTACAGTGTCCTGCCGCTGTCGGTGGTGTTTGCAATCTCGCTGGTCTCGCCGATTTTCATCGAGCGCTACCTGACCGCCTATGCCCTGGGGCTGGCGATCCTGTTCGCCTTGACCATCGACCGCCTGGCCCGGCGTTCCCGGGTCTTGGCGGCGGGACTGCTGGGCGTGGTACTGGTGGTCTTCGGCCTGGGCCTGAAGAACAACTACACCGTGGACCCCAACGACCAGTTCAGCGCGATGGTCGACTACGTCAACCAGCATGCCGTGGCCGGCGACCGCGTGGTGCTGGGCGACATGTTCTGGTACCTCACCTATGGCTACTACGACCGGGTAGGTGTCCAGATGCTGCTGTTCACCCCGCCGTCTGCCGATGGCACTTCCACTCGGCCCAACGAATACGGTTTCGGCACGCTGATCGACCAGCAGGCCGGCGTCTACCTCGACAGCCTGGAACTGCTGCCCGAGGGCAATGGACGGGCCTGGCTGGTGATGAGCCGGGAAGCCCCGGACGAATTTCCCTCGATTCCGGGCGCCTGGCGGGAGGTTGCGCGGCATGCCGGCGGCGATACCCAGGCGGTTTTGTATGACACCTGTCATCCCGTCTGTCGCAGCCGCTGA
- a CDS encoding phage tail protein yields the protein MEVYIGTIMTFGFPFAPRDWMLCSGQLLPVNQYSALFALVGVTYGGNGQTTFGLPDLRSRMPISQGQGPGLSNRVMGEYNGTENTSVLINNMPTHTHAITSTLAVSTTVKFADASTSNVLAPTAAASFIGGSTAGPTGANIFATGLGSNPITQQGVTTAMSGGVTAANTGTGLPLAIMNPYLVINFSIAIQGIFPSRN from the coding sequence ATGGAAGTTTATATCGGCACGATCATGACATTTGGCTTCCCGTTCGCCCCACGGGACTGGATGCTCTGCAGCGGACAGCTCCTGCCCGTCAATCAGTACTCGGCACTGTTCGCCCTCGTGGGTGTCACCTACGGAGGCAACGGCCAGACAACCTTCGGGTTGCCCGACCTGCGCAGCCGCATGCCCATTTCCCAGGGTCAGGGGCCGGGCCTGAGCAATCGCGTGATGGGCGAATACAACGGCACCGAGAACACCTCGGTGCTGATCAACAACATGCCTACCCACACCCATGCCATCACTTCGACGCTGGCGGTCTCGACCACCGTCAAGTTCGCCGATGCCTCGACCAGCAACGTCCTCGCTCCCACGGCCGCCGCCTCGTTCATCGGCGGGTCGACCGCAGGCCCGACGGGCGCCAACATCTTCGCCACCGGCCTGGGCTCGAACCCCATCACCCAGCAGGGCGTCACTACCGCCATGAGCGGTGGCGTGACCGCCGCCAACACCGGTACCGGGCTTCCGCTGGCGATCATGAACCCGTATCTGGTGATCAACTTCAGCATTGCGATCCAGGGCATCTTCCCATCGCGCAACTGA
- a CDS encoding DUF6916 family protein — translation MLQHVTGDHFRALLGAQCALHLEDGSLLPVVIESIQDKALARLSETSRLPFSVAVNALVPSDFIDGPCTIDLPELGRLEGVFVSRVPPLGRDANLAYYCISFN, via the coding sequence ATGCTGCAACACGTCACTGGCGATCATTTTCGGGCATTGCTGGGTGCGCAATGCGCACTGCATCTGGAGGACGGCAGCCTGCTGCCGGTCGTGATCGAGTCCATTCAGGACAAAGCCCTGGCACGCCTGTCGGAGACGTCGCGCCTGCCGTTCAGCGTCGCGGTGAATGCCCTGGTACCGAGCGACTTCATCGATGGGCCGTGCACCATCGACCTGCCCGAGCTCGGACGCCTGGAGGGGGTGTTCGTGTCGCGGGTCCCGCCGCTGGGGCGGGATGCGAACCTGGCGTACTACTGCATCAGCTTCAACTGA
- a CDS encoding GNAT family N-acetyltransferase: MLNKQADVDLGLVVRPSRDSDEPFLQGLYRSARADLQWIDGEQAFVEEVIAQQFQVQEQGRGSEFPNAMRYVVEKLDTPVGALIADFGHNEIRVLYLAFIPAARGKGFGRAVLQGVQRAAEQIRCPVATVVWASNPHARQHYLALGFQVQEQDVAAERLVWYPGQARMN, translated from the coding sequence ATGTTGAACAAACAGGCAGATGTCGACCTCGGGCTGGTGGTGCGCCCGTCCAGGGATAGCGACGAGCCCTTCCTGCAGGGGCTTTACCGCTCGGCGCGCGCGGATCTGCAATGGATCGACGGCGAGCAGGCGTTCGTCGAGGAAGTGATCGCCCAGCAGTTCCAGGTCCAGGAGCAGGGCCGGGGCAGTGAATTCCCCAATGCCATGCGCTATGTCGTCGAAAAGCTCGACACCCCGGTTGGCGCCCTGATCGCGGATTTCGGTCATAACGAGATCCGCGTGCTGTACCTGGCGTTCATTCCCGCCGCGCGAGGCAAGGGTTTCGGCCGAGCGGTGCTGCAAGGCGTCCAGCGGGCCGCCGAGCAGATTCGCTGTCCGGTGGCGACGGTGGTCTGGGCCAGCAATCCCCATGCGCGCCAGCATTACCTGGCACTGGGTTTCCAGGTGCAGGAACAGGATGTCGCCGCCGAACGGCTGGTCTGGTATCCCGGGCAGGCCAGGATGAACTGA
- a CDS encoding biotin/lipoyl-binding protein codes for MNLPSLRADLQLTSAAPALDGSPRWTLADPVRGRYFKLGAQAIRLLRHWSLGDPEQVLRAANREPGVPLGSGEMDELLAFLRAHDLIAALDPEQRASYGYKAAASQRGLWTALLHQYLFFRIPLWRPDAFLNRAWPWLQRFGPVLLRYGLPLVLGLGVFLVARDWQRFLATFPHLFSLGGAMAFGMALFFAKLCHEFGHAFMAKRAGCRVQSMGVAFMVLLPLFYTDVSDAWRVNDRRSRLLIGAGGVMAELLLAAIALLAWSLLPDGPARTAAFMLASATWLTTLVVNLNPFMRFDGYFLLSDLWEVDNLQSRSFALCRWRLRELLFGYDEPAPEPWSPPMQRRLLWWGYLSWLWRAALFFGIALAVYHLFFKLLGIFLMLVELGWFIFLPIVKEGREWWSRREQAHTPRVLLTGLGLLALLLLVVVPWRSSVELPVMLEAGRVTALHAPAAARVRQVNVHDGQRVEQGAVLVELESPDIDSRQAIVRKEIDILQLQMRRQAGRSETAADVGVLEQRLAESVAEYRGLAARRERLLLRAPQAGQVRDLMPQLAPGRWVSTREPLARIVEDGSRLRGYLAEDALWRVAPGATGRFVADDPMRPALPVQLLDVDTNGVAFLDQEALTSDHHGPIAVRRDENRRAEPVQAQYGARLKLLEDTATPSQPLRGVAVLQGRSESLLGAAWRRFAALGIRESGF; via the coding sequence ATGAACCTGCCCAGCCTGCGGGCGGACCTGCAACTGACCAGCGCCGCGCCTGCCCTGGACGGCTCACCGCGCTGGACGCTGGCCGATCCGGTGCGCGGGCGCTATTTCAAGCTCGGTGCCCAGGCCATCCGGTTGTTGCGCCACTGGTCTCTGGGAGACCCCGAACAAGTGCTGCGGGCGGCCAATCGCGAGCCCGGCGTGCCCTTGGGCAGTGGCGAGATGGATGAATTGCTGGCCTTCCTGCGGGCCCATGACTTGATTGCCGCCCTCGACCCCGAGCAGCGTGCCAGCTATGGGTACAAGGCCGCCGCGTCGCAGCGCGGGCTGTGGACCGCCCTGCTGCACCAGTACCTGTTCTTCCGCATTCCGCTGTGGCGCCCGGATGCCTTCCTCAATCGCGCCTGGCCGTGGCTGCAGCGTTTCGGCCCGGTGCTCCTGCGTTATGGCCTGCCGCTGGTCCTGGGGCTGGGCGTGTTCCTGGTCGCGCGGGACTGGCAGCGCTTTCTCGCCACCTTTCCGCATCTGTTCAGCCTGGGCGGGGCCATGGCGTTCGGCATGGCGCTGTTCTTCGCCAAGCTGTGCCACGAGTTCGGCCATGCCTTCATGGCCAAGCGTGCCGGCTGTCGGGTACAGAGCATGGGCGTGGCCTTCATGGTCCTGCTGCCGCTGTTCTATACCGATGTAAGCGACGCCTGGCGGGTCAATGACCGGCGCTCACGGCTACTGATCGGCGCGGGCGGGGTGATGGCCGAGCTGCTGCTGGCAGCGATCGCCCTGCTGGCCTGGTCACTGCTGCCGGACGGACCGGCACGTACGGCGGCGTTCATGCTCGCCAGCGCGACCTGGCTGACGACCCTGGTGGTCAACTTGAACCCGTTCATGCGCTTTGACGGCTATTTTCTACTCAGCGACCTGTGGGAGGTCGACAACCTCCAGAGCCGGTCCTTCGCCCTGTGCCGCTGGCGATTGCGCGAGCTGCTGTTTGGCTACGATGAACCGGCCCCCGAGCCCTGGTCGCCGCCGATGCAGCGCCGCCTGCTGTGGTGGGGGTACCTGTCCTGGTTGTGGCGCGCGGCATTGTTCTTCGGGATCGCGCTGGCGGTGTATCACCTGTTCTTCAAGTTGCTGGGGATTTTCCTGATGCTGGTGGAGTTGGGCTGGTTCATCTTTCTGCCGATCGTCAAGGAAGGGCGCGAGTGGTGGTCGCGTCGTGAGCAGGCACATACGCCGCGAGTGCTGCTCACCGGGCTGGGCCTGCTGGCGCTGCTCCTGTTGGTCGTCGTGCCCTGGCGCAGCAGTGTCGAACTGCCGGTGATGCTCGAAGCCGGCCGGGTCACGGCGCTGCATGCGCCGGCTGCGGCGCGGGTCAGGCAGGTGAATGTGCACGACGGCCAGCGAGTGGAGCAGGGTGCGGTACTGGTGGAACTGGAGTCGCCGGACATCGATTCGCGCCAGGCCATCGTGCGCAAGGAAATCGACATCCTGCAATTGCAGATGCGGCGCCAGGCCGGGCGCAGCGAGACGGCGGCGGATGTCGGGGTGCTGGAGCAGCGCCTGGCCGAGTCCGTGGCGGAGTATCGCGGGCTGGCGGCCCGCCGCGAACGCCTGTTGCTGCGGGCGCCCCAGGCAGGGCAGGTGCGGGACCTGATGCCGCAGCTGGCACCGGGCCGCTGGGTCTCGACCCGCGAACCGCTGGCGCGGATCGTCGAGGACGGCAGCCGCCTGCGCGGCTATCTTGCCGAAGACGCTCTCTGGCGCGTGGCGCCGGGAGCCACCGGGCGCTTCGTTGCCGACGACCCGATGCGCCCGGCATTGCCGGTGCAGCTGCTGGATGTGGACACCAACGGCGTGGCCTTCCTGGATCAGGAAGCCCTCACCTCCGATCACCATGGGCCGATCGCCGTGCGCCGGGATGAGAACCGGCGGGCCGAGCCGGTCCAGGCACAGTACGGCGCCCGGTTGAAGCTGCTGGAAGACACCGCCACCCCGAGCCAGCCGCTTCGTGGCGTGGCGGTGCTGCAAGGGCGCAGTGAATCATTGCTCGGCGCGGCCTGGCGGCGCTTCGCTGCGCTGGGGATACGTGAAAGTGGTTTCTAG
- a CDS encoding efflux RND transporter periplasmic adaptor subunit, translated as MNAPAASGVERVFAQFLDLERLTRAARTVEQLAFSLVNDGQALFGYRHAALVIAGKVRAVTGVSMIEPNAPFVAFVEHAVAQLFKQERARAATVVPMEGLSASVREDWQSLSALQVFWLPLLDRKGEVFGGLWFARDTPWSSSEQVLLSQLGDTYSHAWLALQPRQPWRLRLTGKRQLALVAVALLALFIPVRQSVLAPAEVVPLAGRVVAAPLDGVIAEFLVKPNQPVHTGDLLLRFESTTLKAQADVAERALGVAEAELKANAQRAFADAESSSKIDLLAARVEQKRAERDYARELLKRSEVRAERDGIAVFPDAERWTGKPVQTGERLLEIADPAQAELRIELAVGDAIALEPGAEVALFLDSDPLQRHPARLERAAYEAQPTAGGQLAYRLDANFLDAPPPRIGLRGTAKVFGQRAPLALYLLRRPLAGLRQSVGL; from the coding sequence GTGAACGCACCGGCCGCGAGCGGGGTGGAGAGGGTCTTCGCTCAATTCCTTGATCTGGAACGCCTGACCCGCGCGGCCCGCACGGTCGAGCAACTGGCTTTCAGCCTGGTCAATGACGGGCAGGCACTGTTCGGTTACCGGCACGCGGCCCTGGTCATTGCCGGTAAGGTGCGTGCGGTCACGGGGGTGAGCATGATCGAGCCGAATGCGCCGTTCGTGGCGTTCGTCGAGCATGCCGTCGCGCAGTTGTTCAAGCAGGAGCGGGCCAGGGCGGCGACAGTGGTGCCGATGGAGGGGCTCAGCGCGTCGGTGCGCGAGGACTGGCAGAGCCTGTCGGCACTGCAGGTGTTCTGGTTGCCGCTGCTCGATCGCAAGGGCGAGGTCTTCGGTGGCTTGTGGTTTGCTCGTGACACCCCGTGGAGTTCGTCGGAGCAGGTCCTGCTGTCGCAGCTCGGCGATACCTACAGCCATGCCTGGCTGGCGCTGCAGCCGCGCCAGCCGTGGCGCCTGCGCTTGACCGGCAAGCGCCAGCTCGCGCTGGTGGCAGTGGCGCTGCTGGCGCTGTTCATCCCAGTTCGCCAATCGGTCCTGGCTCCGGCCGAAGTGGTGCCGCTGGCCGGGCGCGTGGTAGCCGCGCCGCTGGATGGGGTGATCGCAGAATTCCTGGTCAAGCCCAACCAGCCGGTCCATACCGGCGATCTGTTGCTGCGCTTTGAAAGCACCACCCTCAAGGCCCAGGCCGATGTGGCCGAACGGGCACTGGGGGTGGCCGAGGCCGAATTGAAGGCCAATGCGCAACGGGCCTTTGCCGATGCCGAGTCGAGTTCGAAAATCGACCTGCTGGCGGCCCGCGTCGAGCAGAAGCGTGCTGAGCGCGATTACGCCCGGGAGTTGCTCAAGCGCAGCGAGGTCCGCGCCGAGCGCGACGGCATCGCGGTGTTCCCCGATGCCGAGCGCTGGACCGGCAAGCCCGTGCAGACCGGTGAACGCCTGCTGGAGATCGCCGACCCGGCCCAGGCCGAGTTGCGGATCGAGCTGGCGGTGGGCGACGCCATTGCCCTGGAGCCGGGAGCCGAGGTCGCGCTGTTCCTCGACAGCGACCCCCTGCAACGCCACCCGGCGCGACTGGAGCGAGCCGCCTATGAGGCGCAGCCGACAGCGGGCGGGCAGCTGGCTTATCGACTGGACGCGAATTTCCTCGACGCACCGCCGCCGCGCATCGGCCTGCGGGGAACCGCGAAGGTGTTCGGCCAGCGCGCTCCCCTGGCCCTGTACCTGCTGCGCCGACCGCTGGCAGGCTTGCGCCAGAGCGTGGGCCTGTAG
- a CDS encoding efflux RND transporter periplasmic adaptor subunit has translation MRRFRGVGLGLGLIGMACLAHAQTPAPPDDPLLGSPAAEAASSASQARGVLRARDQAMLASELSGRIVELPFSEGESFSKGDVLARFDCSAYQAQLNAAQAASRGASEELAHNKQLAALNSVGRFEVARAEARLSETQSQSQVYQVQIKRCSVIAPYDGQVVQRKVQRYESVSAGAPLLEIVDNRTLEIHLLVPSRWMGKLKAGQTFSFTPDETGRPLQATVKRLGARIDEGSQTLLLVASLPKADGLLAGMSGTAHFEASP, from the coding sequence ATGCGGCGTTTTCGTGGTGTGGGTCTTGGCTTGGGATTGATCGGCATGGCATGCCTGGCACATGCACAGACGCCAGCGCCGCCGGATGATCCGCTGCTCGGCAGTCCTGCGGCAGAAGCGGCCTCGTCCGCCAGCCAGGCTCGAGGCGTGTTGCGTGCCCGTGACCAGGCGATGCTGGCCAGCGAACTGTCGGGGCGGATTGTCGAGCTGCCCTTCAGCGAGGGCGAGTCCTTCAGCAAGGGTGATGTCCTGGCCCGTTTCGACTGCTCCGCCTATCAAGCCCAGTTGAATGCCGCCCAGGCGGCCAGCCGCGGCGCCAGCGAAGAGCTGGCCCACAACAAGCAATTGGCGGCCCTCAATTCGGTGGGTCGCTTCGAAGTGGCCCGGGCCGAGGCCCGCCTCAGCGAAACCCAGTCCCAGTCCCAGGTCTACCAGGTGCAGATCAAGCGTTGCAGCGTGATCGCGCCCTATGACGGCCAGGTGGTGCAGCGCAAGGTGCAGCGCTACGAAAGTGTTTCCGCTGGTGCGCCGCTCTTGGAGATCGTCGATAACCGCACCCTGGAGATTCACCTGCTGGTGCCTTCGCGCTGGATGGGCAAGCTCAAGGCCGGCCAGACCTTCAGCTTCACTCCCGATGAAACCGGGCGGCCATTGCAGGCCACGGTCAAGCGCCTGGGCGCGCGCATCGACGAAGGCAGCCAGACCCTGCTGCTGGTGGCAAGCCTGCCCAAGGCCGATGGCCTGCTGGCCGGCATGAGCGGCACGGCGCATTTCGAGGCCTCGCCGTGA
- a CDS encoding outer membrane assembly lipoprotein YfiO: MRIALLSSLTLALATLCAGQAQASSDDICSPSWQLYSYRLNGCSNLPFLSPGNDSRVNLRLLMADQGSLALTPRALSKDDLDLGFGPVPFPTYRLQPAAPADEPGPSPVTTELNRRLQALGISRENQKTAGDNFIQGEGSRCRSNSDASALAFVAQLDNPQLGPAERQALAQARVTLLNACSWEANPLTDLLPDNLSAPARDLASYLQASVRFYNGYFDAAARDFASLKDNALPWLAETATYMLARTALNQAQKDAMDDWGTVNLEHVDKTALQQAGEGFDAYLKTYPQGLYAESAKGLIRRVHWLAGDTRALAEDYGRQLTQAPTNPGDKRQDDLVAEIDYKLLDNPNTEIQVPLLLAIRDLMGMRRDPSASLTRATLAQQKALFAEQPALYDYLQAAFTLFVDQQPAAALKQLPTQLPARLDYLAFSQQTLRGMAMQAQQDWKGAAALWLQLLPLAQQPLQREQLELALAYTYERSGQLAKVFAVDSPIKSAQVRAILLRHVASPELLRQQARQAESLSERNTAYFVLLYKDLTRGQYAAFGEDLKGLKQGQYASLGKDLKPLPSSLSNDNIGSYLGYVFAQGPSLQVFDWDGKGEAGESANYRCPGIAETAAILQENPKAPAGLLCLAEFIRLNNFDEMPLDTPPEAQLLGGTPDHFQGGTYSRLDSYKRVIDNPKASRDERAFALYRGIYCYASSGNNRCGGKGVEPDVRKAWFRQLKTKLGDTQWAQSLRYYW; encoded by the coding sequence ATGCGTATCGCTCTGCTCTCGTCGTTGACCCTGGCCCTGGCCACCCTCTGTGCCGGCCAGGCCCAGGCCAGTTCCGACGACATCTGCTCGCCGTCCTGGCAGCTCTATTCCTACCGGCTCAATGGCTGCAGCAACCTGCCCTTCCTCAGTCCCGGCAACGACAGTCGGGTCAACCTGCGCCTGCTGATGGCCGACCAGGGCAGCCTGGCACTGACGCCCCGAGCGCTGAGCAAAGACGACCTGGACCTGGGGTTCGGCCCCGTACCGTTCCCGACCTATCGCTTGCAACCAGCCGCCCCTGCGGACGAGCCCGGGCCATCTCCTGTCACCACCGAACTCAACCGTCGCTTGCAGGCCCTGGGCATATCCCGCGAGAACCAGAAAACCGCCGGGGACAACTTCATCCAGGGCGAGGGCAGCCGCTGCCGCAGCAACTCCGACGCCAGCGCCCTGGCCTTCGTCGCCCAACTGGATAACCCGCAGCTGGGCCCCGCAGAGCGCCAGGCCCTGGCCCAGGCCCGGGTAACGCTGCTCAATGCCTGCTCCTGGGAAGCCAATCCGCTGACCGACCTCTTGCCGGACAACCTGTCCGCCCCGGCTCGCGACCTGGCCAGCTACCTGCAGGCCAGCGTGCGGTTCTACAACGGCTACTTCGATGCGGCCGCCAGGGATTTCGCCAGCCTCAAGGACAACGCCCTGCCCTGGCTGGCCGAGACGGCCACCTACATGCTGGCCCGCACCGCCCTCAACCAGGCCCAGAAAGACGCCATGGACGATTGGGGCACGGTCAACCTGGAACATGTGGACAAGACGGCGCTGCAACAGGCCGGGGAAGGCTTCGATGCCTATCTGAAAACTTATCCACAGGGACTGTACGCCGAGTCCGCCAAGGGGCTGATCCGTCGTGTGCACTGGCTGGCCGGTGATACCCGGGCCCTGGCCGAAGATTACGGCCGGCAACTGACCCAGGCGCCGACCAACCCAGGCGACAAGCGCCAGGATGACCTGGTGGCAGAGATCGACTACAAATTGCTGGACAACCCCAATACGGAAATCCAGGTTCCGCTGCTGCTGGCCATCAGGGACCTGATGGGCATGCGTCGCGATCCATCGGCCAGCCTGACCCGCGCGACCCTGGCGCAACAAAAAGCCTTGTTCGCCGAACAACCGGCCCTGTACGACTACCTGCAAGCGGCGTTCACCTTGTTTGTCGACCAGCAACCCGCGGCAGCCCTCAAGCAGTTGCCGACGCAGCTTCCGGCACGCCTGGATTACCTGGCCTTCAGTCAGCAGACCCTGCGCGGCATGGCCATGCAGGCCCAGCAGGACTGGAAAGGTGCCGCGGCCCTGTGGCTGCAACTGCTGCCCCTGGCCCAGCAACCGTTGCAACGTGAACAACTGGAACTGGCCCTGGCCTATACCTATGAGCGCAGCGGCCAGCTGGCCAAGGTGTTCGCCGTCGACTCACCGATCAAGTCCGCTCAGGTGCGCGCCATCCTCCTGCGCCATGTCGCCTCGCCCGAGCTGCTGCGCCAGCAGGCACGACAGGCCGAATCGCTCAGCGAGCGCAACACCGCCTACTTCGTCCTGCTGTACAAGGACCTGACCCGCGGCCAATACGCGGCCTTCGGCGAAGACTTGAAGGGCCTCAAGCAAGGCCAGTACGCAAGCCTGGGCAAGGACCTGAAGCCGCTGCCGAGCAGCTTGTCCAATGACAACATCGGCTCCTACCTGGGCTACGTCTTCGCCCAGGGCCCCTCCTTGCAGGTGTTCGATTGGGATGGCAAGGGCGAGGCCGGCGAGAGTGCCAACTACCGCTGCCCAGGCATTGCCGAGACCGCGGCGATCTTGCAGGAGAACCCCAAGGCCCCGGCCGGGCTGTTGTGCCTGGCGGAGTTCATCCGGCTGAACAACTTCGACGAGATGCCCCTGGACACCCCACCTGAAGCCCAGCTGCTGGGCGGCACCCCGGACCACTTCCAGGGCGGCACCTACTCGCGGCTCGACAGCTACAAGAGGGTGATCGACAACCCCAAGGCCAGCCGTGATGAACGTGCCTTCGCCCTGTACCGGGGAATCTACTGCTACGCCTCCTCGGGCAACAACCGGTGCGGCGGCAAGGGCGTCGAGCCGGATGTGCGCAAGGCCTGGTTCCGCCAGTTGAAGACCAAGCTGGGAGATACCCAGTGGGCCCAGTCGCTGCGCTACTACTGGTGA